In the genome of Hymenobacter taeanensis, one region contains:
- a CDS encoding GNAT family N-acetyltransferase, which produces MISDLSITKATEADIPELVALVNSAYRGDSSRQGWTTEAHLLDGQRTDADDIRDLLTTPGATFLLARTSAGTLLGSVYLKNQAPDLYLGMLSVSPEHQARGLGKQFIAAAEAQARQLDCSGLLISVISVRQELLAWYERHGFQRTGETVQFPTDTRFGIPKQELELLLLRKIF; this is translated from the coding sequence ATGATTTCAGACCTTTCAATTACCAAGGCCACTGAGGCGGACATTCCTGAACTAGTGGCCCTCGTTAACAGCGCCTACCGGGGCGACTCCTCCCGCCAGGGCTGGACCACCGAAGCTCACCTGCTCGATGGGCAGCGCACCGATGCGGACGATATCCGCGACCTACTCACCACCCCCGGCGCAACCTTTCTGCTGGCTCGTACCTCCGCTGGTACGTTGCTGGGCAGCGTGTACCTGAAAAATCAGGCGCCCGATTTGTACCTCGGTATGCTCTCAGTTTCGCCAGAACACCAAGCCCGTGGTCTGGGCAAGCAGTTTATTGCCGCCGCCGAGGCGCAAGCCCGGCAACTTGACTGTTCAGGCCTGCTTATTTCAGTGATTTCAGTGCGCCAGGAGTTGCTGGCTTGGTACGAACGGCACGGCTTTCAGCGCACGGGAGAAACTGTGCAGTTTCCAACCGATACTCGTTTTGGCATTCCCAAGCAGGAGTTGGAGCTACTATTACTACGAAAAATCTTCTAA
- a CDS encoding outer membrane beta-barrel protein: MAEVSVAYSQTTIHFGPHVGGVATTAAYAAYDKHRFTPRSVLGVALGGTIQAQQKQWALQISGLYAQRGFRLQDEYQPVGTPEGTSYLINETYQLSYLSLPVNLAYTQRPNGQGFQVFAGGYVSMLLKGHWEYNDSFLTPQPNGEVFRSSYLGHDKDILPSPKQPTTAASGLDYYIYSRRVDAGLQAGIGYRFSRVLIQGGV, from the coding sequence TTGGCAGAAGTTAGCGTTGCTTACTCGCAAACCACCATTCACTTTGGCCCTCATGTTGGAGGGGTTGCAACTACGGCGGCGTACGCCGCCTATGACAAGCACAGGTTTACGCCACGTTCCGTACTAGGCGTTGCACTGGGCGGCACTATTCAGGCGCAACAGAAACAATGGGCGTTACAAATTTCTGGCCTGTATGCACAAAGAGGCTTTCGACTGCAGGATGAATACCAGCCAGTTGGTACCCCCGAAGGTACTTCCTATCTTATCAACGAAACGTATCAGCTCTCTTACCTAAGCCTACCTGTCAATCTGGCCTATACTCAGCGCCCGAACGGACAGGGGTTTCAGGTCTTCGCTGGTGGCTACGTTAGCATGCTGCTGAAGGGTCACTGGGAATACAATGATAGTTTTTTGACACCCCAGCCCAACGGGGAGGTATTCAGGTCTTCCTATCTAGGCCACGACAAAGACATACTGCCAAGTCCGAAACAGCCTACAACGGCGGCATCTGGCCTCGATTACTACATTTATTCTCGCCGCGTTGATGCAGGCCTGCAGGCAGGTATTGGGTACCGATTTTCGCGCGTGCTGATTCAGGGGGGGGTATAG